One window from the genome of Cryptococcus neoformans var. neoformans JEC21 chromosome 12 sequence encodes:
- a CDS encoding orotidine-5'-phosphate decarboxylase, putative translates to MPHPTTLKTYASRIPLHTNPTARRILSIMDRKRTNLCVSVDVTKAAEVLEVVRRVGASVCMVKTHCDIIEDFTLEFADELVKLSKQLDFVIFEDRKFADIGNTVSLQYSSGTHKIASWSDLTNAHSVPGPGIITGLASIGLPLGRALLLLANMSSKGALATGEYTKQTMRMAREAGREFVVGFIAQERVDAGEDGDWLIMSPGVGLAAKGDKLGQQYRTPKEVVRDAGADVIIVGRGIYGVQGGEEAVKAEAERYREEGWKAYEERLSR, encoded by the exons atgcCGCACCCGACCACGCTCAAGACGTACGCCTCTCGCATTCCCTTGCACACCAACCCGACCGCGCGGCGGATCCTGAGCATCATGGACCGCAAACGCACGAACCTGTGTGTGAGCGTGGACGTGACCAAGGCGGCCGAGGTTCTGGAGGTTGTCAGAAGGGTCGGCGCGAGTGTCTGTATGGTCAAG ACGCACTGCGATATTATTGAAGACTTTACTCTCGAGTTTGCAGATGAGCTTGTCAAGCTTTCAAAGCAGCTTGATTTTGTGATTTTCGAAGATCGCAAGTTTGCGGATATCG GCAACACGGTCTCCCTGCAGTACTCTTCCGGGACGCACAAGATTGCTTCGTGGTCAGACTTGACCAATGCGCATTCCGTCCCCGGCCCTGGTATCATCACCGGCCTCGCGTCTATCGGTCTCCCCCTCGGACGTGCGCTTTTGCTGCTCGCCAACATGTCTTCCAAAGGCGCGCTCGCGACTGGGGAGTACACGAAACAGACGATGCGAATGGCGCGCGAAGCCGGGCGGGAGTTTGTCGTCGGGTTTATCGCGCAAGAGCGGGTAGACGCGGGAGAAGACGGGGACTGGCTGATCATGTCCCCCGGGGTGGGGCTGGCCGCCAAGGGGGATAAGCTGGGGCAGCAGTACAGGACGCCGAAAGAGGTGGTGCGCGATGCCGGGGCGGACGTGATTATCGTCGGACGAGGGATCTATGGGGTGCAGGGCGGGGAAGAGGCGGTCAaggcggaggcggagaggtacagggaggaagggtggaAGGCGTACGAGGAGAGGCTGAGTAGATAG
- a CDS encoding t-SNARE, putative → MSNYNPLSPADEPITRSRTLFFLSIRDSNPFSRARPSREYGHQISLDDDGDGEGEGERLIGGREGWKEVGMKGLPPKWVDLSEEVEEILGRTRNKIAVLDKLHAKHVLPGFTDRSGEEREIEKQTIDITRDFRRCTSLISSITPERGAPRVQVLTTKNVQRGLAQKVQEMSGQFRKKQKVYMSKLQGHQIKNKDLMVASGAITLKGTEVLDELQEDEQASQNQLSQTQQAQSAVNIDIQRRSREITQIASSISELAELFRDLGQMVVEQGTVLDSVEWNVMEAAKEVKGGEEELVVARRYQANTARRKCIFFLLLCIFALILILIYKPRSHSSPSSPASSSSLLSSNSTATSSSWGKSTARVRPSHAKGSGKGGIVLPSSTGSTGKGKGRPSLPRPPPLASTTGRHGSS, encoded by the exons ATGTCCAACTACAATCCTCTCTCACCAGCTGACGAACCGATCACCCGCTCTCGAacgctcttcttcctctccatccgcGACTCCAACCCATTCTCCCGCGCCCGACCTAGTAGAGAATACGGTCATCAAATCAgccttgatgatgatggtgatggtgagggtgagggagagagaCTAATaggtgggagagaagggtggaaagaAGTTGGAATGAAAGGGTTACCGCCAAAATGGGTAGATCTgagcgaggaggtggaggagattCTGGGACGGACAAGGAACAAGA TCGCTGTTTTAGATAAGCTACATGCGAAACATGTCTTACCTGGCTTCACAGATCGGTCAGGCGAAGAACGTGAGATTGAGAAACAGACGATTGATATCACTCGT GATTTCAGACGCTGTACATCTCTGATAAGCAGTATCACCCCAGAACGCGGCGCGCCTCGTGTGCAAGTATTAACCACGAAGAATGTCCAGCGTGGTTTGGCGCAAAAGGTGCAAGAAATGTCGGGACAGTTTAGAAAGAAGCAAAAAGTTTACATGTCCA AATTACAAGGACATCAGATTAAGAACAAGGACTTAATGGTTGCTAGCGGGGCGATCACATTAAAGGGTACAGAAGTACTTGATGAATTACAGGAAGACGAACAAGCC TCTCAAAACCAGCTCTCCCAAACGCAGCAAGCACAGTCCGCAGTAAACATTGACATCCAGCGACGATCTCGTGAGATTACCCAGATCgcatcttccatttctgaACTAGCTGAGCTCTTTCGGGATCTGGGTCAGATGGTTGTTGAGCAAGGGACAGTGTTGGATAGTGTAGAATGGAATGTGATGGAAGCGGCAAAGGAGGTgaaaggtggagaggaggagctggtTGTCGCCAGACG CTACCAAGCCAATACGGCTCGGCGAAAATgtatcttcttcctcctcctctgcaTATTCGCCCTCATCCTTATTCTCATCTACAAACCTCGCTCAcattcttccccttcttcccccgcttcgtcctcatccttgttATCATCAAATTCTACAGCTACATCGTCGTCTTGGGGGAAGTCAACGGCTCGTGTGAGGCCTTCGCATGCGAAAGGGAGTGGGAAAGGTGGGATTGTGTTGCCGAGCAGTACAGGCTCAactggaaaaggaaagggacgACCGAGTCTTCCGAGACCTCCGCCTTTAGCGAGTACAACGGGTCGGCATGGGTCTTCATGA
- a CDS encoding ubiquitin fusion-degradation 1-like protein, putative, with product MNHGYDSEDEFDHYAAPPPLPGGPAGILSHLMGGGFGGFHSAPPPSAYDDYFKAYSTAVMGGRERPEVMYGGKIIMPPSALARLSALDIPSPWTFQLRNPRSPTQHITHAGVLEFIAEEGIVHLPAWMMKRLNLEEGDPIRLTGAKLPKGKMVKIQAQNTDFLQVSDPKSVLESALRFYSTLSPDDIIEITYNSLTFEFLIMSVVPEGPGISVIDTDLEVDFATPKGYVEPPRPEPKPIPTMADKLNIDLSSNEPTGSGAGSVSGGSRPGTSMGTQTPVESFTGVGQSLSGKKVKGKGLAKKIEEVDPSSKINRADGPRIINSSSLSSTNTQVPSALILPEGKFFFGFKYIPYDPSKAPKPSLADQQKVELQPFGGEGNTLKGGKRIGGEEGKGKEKAAEDEKEDPWAKLGSGNTLKRTTTTAASSSSTPAPVSAPLEEFKARKATEQEIIDATMLDEDDFMFEDEEDDEDDVIEIDSDYD from the exons ATGAACCACGGGTACGATTCTGAAG ACGAGTTCGACCACTACGCCGCtcctccaccccttccAGGTGGTCCTGCTGGTATACTGTCTCACCTCATGGGCGGTGGTTTTGGTGGTTTCCATAGTGCACCCCCTCCGTC AGCATACGATGATTATTTCAAAGCTTATTCAACAGCCGTGATGGGCGGAAGAGAACGTCCAGAGGTGATGTATGGCGGCAAGA TCATTATGCCTCCGTCAGCGTTAGCCAGACTTT CCGCGCTGGACATTCCAAGTCCCTGGACGTTCCAACTCCGCAACCCTCGCTCACCCACCCAACATATCACCCATGCCGGCGTGCTGGAGTTTAttgctgaagaagggattGTACATCTTCCCGCCTGG ATGATGAAGCGACTTAATCTCGAAGAAGGCGACCCCATACGGCTAACGGGCGCCAAGTTACcaaaaggaaagatggtTAAAATTCAAGCCCAGAATACAGATTTCCTCCAAGTATCCGATCCCAAATCTGT CCTCGAATCCGCCCTTCGTTTCTACTCTACTCTTTCCCCTGACGACATCATTGAAATCACGTACAACTCACTCACATTTGAATTCCTCATCATGTCCGTCGTCCCAGAAGGTCCTGGTATCTCTGTTATCGACACCGATCTTGAGGTCGACTTTGCCACGCCAAAGGGGTACGTCGAGCCTCCCCGACCGGAACCGAAGCCGATCCCCACCATGGCGGATAAACTCAACATTGACTTGTCTTCGAATGAGCCCACTGGCTCGGGGGCAGGTAGTGTATCGGGCGGCAGTCGGCCCGGGACGAGTATGGGTACCCAGACTCCGGTGGAAAGTTTTACTGGTGTAGGTCAGAGTTTGAGTGGGAAAAAGGTTAAGGGTAAAGGgttggcgaagaagattgaagaggtcGATCCGAGTTCAAAGATAAACCGAGCCGA CGGTCCTCGAATAATcaactcatcctctttATCATCCACCAATACGCAAGTCCCCTCAGCACTCATCCTTCCTGAAGGAaagttcttcttcggttTCAAATACATCCCTTACGATCCCTCCAAAGCGCCTAAACCCTCTCTCGCCGATCAACAGAAAGTGGAGCTACAGCCTTTcggaggggaagggaatACCTTGAAGGGTGGAAAAAGAAttggaggggaagaaggaaagggaaaggagaaggctgctgaagacgagaaagaagacCCATGGGCAAAGCTGGGTAGCGGGAATACTTTAAAACGGACGACCACCACAGCcgcctcttcgtcttcaacCCCTGCACCTGTATCTGCGCCTCTGGAGGAGTTTAAGGCCCGTAAGGCGACGGAGCAGGAGATCATTGATGCCACCAtgttggatgaggatgatttCATGtttgaggacgaagaggatgacgaggatgatgtgATAGAGATTGATTCCGATTATGATTAG
- a CDS encoding expressed protein, giving the protein MVSPAFPGLFFAFAAAVLLLFASISPPAWDQVGFLTTTAGTTKTVFGVFGECVKGGSCSSKSVGYDLVINGATDVNINQTVLHNLTYAMILHPIAGFLALLALVFGLLGACAASRVATIFMALCSALGLIITLVVFVIDMVLWNVVKNHARDGGVQATLGNANWFTVAALASLFLSMCTSVCGACGRFANGRMAGEKY; this is encoded by the exons ATGGTTTCACCTGCGTTCCCAGGTCTTTTCTTCGCATTTGCTGCTGCAGTGCTCCTTTTGTTTG CCTCCATTTCCCCTCCAGCATGGGACCAAGTCGGCTTTTTAACTACTACAGCGGGAACGACCAAGACCGTTTTCGGTGTCTTTGGAGAATGTGTCAAGGGGGGTAGCTGTTCAAGCAAATCTGTTGGATATGATCTTGTCATAAACGGTGCTAC CGACGTCAACATCAATCAAACAGTCTTGCACAATCTCACTTATGCCATGATTCTCCACCCTATTGCCGgcttccttgcccttctcgCCCTTGTTTTCGGCTTGCTCGGTGCCTGTGCCGCTTCCCGAGTTGCCACCATTTTCATGGCCCTCTGTTCCGCCTTGGGCCTTATTATCACTTTGGTGGTGTTTGTGATTGACATGGTGCTCTGGAACGTTGTAAAGAACCATGCTCGGGATGGTGGTGTTCAGGCTACTTTGGGTAATGCCAACTGGTTCACGGTCGCCGCTTTGGCGTCGCTGTTCTTGTCCATGTGCACTTCTGTTTGTGGAGCTTGCGGTAGATTCGCCAACGGTCGAATGGCGGGTGAGAAA TACTAG
- a CDS encoding put. CPS1 protein, putative has protein sequence MGGQLSKALGKLFGNKEMRILMLGLDAAGKTTILYKLKLNQSVTTIPTVGFNVETVTYRNVRFNVWDVGGQDKIRPLWRHYYTGTQGLIFVIDSGDRDRIDEARLELERILADREMRECLLMVFANKQDLPGAMSPAEVTEKLGLHRMKDRSWYVHPSCATTGEGLFEGLQWLSSNVKNLKV, from the exons ATGGGAGGGCAATTGAGTAAAGCTCTTG GCAAGTTATTTGGCAACAAGGAGATGCGGATCCTGATGTTGGGGCTGGACGCCGCCGGAAAGACGA CCATTTTATATAAGCTTAAGCTCAACCAAAGCGTCACGACCATCCCTACCGTCGGGTTCAACGTGGAAACAGTTACATACCGAAACGTCAGATTCAACGTCTGG GATGTGGGAGGCCAAGACAAGATCCGTCCGTTATGGCGACATTACTATACTGGCACACAAGGTCTCATCTTTGTGATCGACTCTGGCGACAGGGACAGGATTGATGAAGCTCGACTGGAGCTGGAACGGATTTTGGCGGAcagggagatgagagagtgTCTGTTGATGGTATTTGCGAATAAACAGGATTTACCTGGCG CCATGTCACCAGCAGAGGTCACTGAAAAGCTTGGATTACATCGAATGAAAGATAGGTCGTGGTACGTCCACCCGAG TTGCGCAACGACTGGAGAAGGGTTGTTTGAAGGATTGCAATGGCTCTCGAGTAACGTCAAGAACCTCAAGGTCTAA
- a CDS encoding phospho-2-dehydro-3-deoxyheptonate aldolase, putative produces MPSPTRVSIRDAMELLDDRRVKIVRPLIPPQILHEELPLSLRGAQTVLDGRRQVEAVIKGDDDRLLVVVGPCSVHDPEQAITYAKALKEYADKAAEDLVIVMRVYFEKPRTTVGWKGLINDPDMNGSYQINRGLKIARKLLLDITEIGLPAAGEFLDVISPQYLADLFAWGAIGARTTESQVHRELASALSMSVGFKNGTDGSIGIAIDAIKAAGSGHTFLSVTKQGLSAIVETEGNSSTHVILRGSSKGPNYGADDVAACAEKLNKSGLPAKLMIDCSHGNSSKQHLNQIKVGADIASQLSSGPTSNAIVGVMIESNIFEGRQNVPAEGPSGLKYGISVTDACISMEQTIPLLDELRKGVQARREAVKAKREGQQ; encoded by the exons ATGCCCTCCCCTACAAGAGTATCTATCCGAGAC GCCATGGAACTCCTCGACGACCGAAGGGTCAAGATTGTCAGGCCTCTTATCCC CCCTCAGATTTTACATGAAGAGCTTCCCCTCTCATTGAGAGGCGCCCAAACTGTGCTTGACGGCCGTCGACAAGTTGAGGCTGTCATCAAAGGCGATGATGACCGATTGCTTGTCGTTGTCGGCCCCTGTTCCGTGCACGATCCCGAACAGGCCATCACCTATGCCAAAGCTCTCAAAGAGTACGCCGACAAGGCTGCTGAAGATCTTGTGATTGTTATGCGAGTCTACTTTGAAAA ACCTCGAACAACTGTTGGCTGGAAGGGATTGATCAACGACCCGGACATGAATGGTTCTTACCAAATTAACCGAGGTCTTAAGATTGCACGAAAGTTGCTGTTGGACATTACCGAAATTGGTTTGCCCGCTGCCGGCGAGTTCCTTG ATGTCATTTCTCCCCAGTACCTCGCCGACCTTTTCGCATGGGGCGCCATCGGAGCCCGAACCACGGAATCCCAAGTCCACCGAGAACTCGCGTCTGCACTCTCCATGTCCGTCGGTTTCAAGAACGGTACTGACGGCTCTATCGGGATTGCAATTGATGCGATCAAAGCAGCCGGATCTGGACACACTTTCTTGTCTGTTACCAAGCAAGGATTGTCCGCGATTGTTGAGACGGAAGGAAACAGTTCTACACATGTCATCTTGAGAGGAAGCAGCAAGGGACCTAATTATGGAGCGGATGATGTGGCCGCTTGTGCGGAAAAATTGAACAAAAGCGGATTGCCTGCCAAGCTTATG ATTGACTGCTCTCATGGTAACTCCTCCAAACAACACCTCAACCAAATTAAGGTCGGTGCCGACATTGCCTCCCAACTTTCCTCTGGACCCACATCCAACGCCATTGTCGGTGTCATGATTGAGTCCAACATCTTTGAAGGTCGACAAAATGTTCCTGCCGAGGGACCTTCTGGATTGAAGTACGGTATCTCTGTGACGGATGCTTGTATTTCGATGGAGCAGACTATTCCTTTGTTGGATGAGTTGAGGAAGGGTGTGCAAGCGAGGAGAgaagctgtcaaggctAAGAGAGAGGGACAGCAGTAA
- a CDS encoding ER to Golgi transport-related protein, putative, which yields MEYIGKATEVVKHFRETKLSTLKPPQEFFDHRQLSRPKNMNEATSRVTYNTRHYSGNYLIVIAILAVYALITNPLLLIALAFLAGGFAAINKFAPEPMQVGDHIITQKSLYTALFVIGLPLLWIASPVSTFFWLVGSSAILILGHAVLMEPGVESEYAGIEQV from the exons ATGGAGTACATCGGTAAAGCCACAGAGGTCGTCAAACACTTCAGA GAGACCAAGTTGTCTACCCTGAAGCCTCCTCAAGAATTT TTTGATCACCGACAGCTCTCCCGACCCAAAAACATGAATGAGGCGACTTCT CGTGTGACCTATAATACCCGCCACTACTCTGGTAACTacctcatcgtcatcgccATTCTTGCCGTCTACGCTCT TATAACAaaccctctccttcttatcgcccttgccttcctcGCTGGAGGCTTTGCAGCCATCAATAAATTCGCCCCGGAACCTATGCAAGTAGGCGACCACATTATCACCCAAAAATCTCTGTACACTGCGCTCTTTGTAATTGGTCTCCCGCTTTTGTGGATCGCTTCACCTGTGTCAACTTTCTTCTGGTTAGTTGGTTCATCGGCGATTTTGATCTTGGGTCATGCCGTGTTGATGGAGCCTGGGGTTGAGAGCGAGTATGCGGGCATTGAGCAGGTTTAG
- a CDS encoding Tubulin beta chain, putative produces the protein MGREIINVSVGQAGNQIGTAFWENILQEHGLDRSGKATTDDPHILDKVDVYFTEASNKKYVPRSIQVDLEPGVVDLVRSGPLANLFRPDTFVHGESGAGNNWAKGYYTEGAELVDPVLDVLRQQAENSDSLQGFQLLHSLGGGTGSGLGALLLGKIREEYPDRMLATFSIFPSPKVSETVVEPYNAVLSTHNLVENSDITCCIDNEALYNICVSDLKIQSPEYKDLNSLIAKVMTGFTTTLRFPGVLNSDLRKLAVNMVPFPRLHFFTAGYAPLVANASKSYTASNVHELTAAIFQKRSLLAAIDPLFGKYLTVSVAYRGKLSMRDIENAVWDFHNKNSEHFVPWIPNSSLTTLCTVPPLGQTAAATLVANTTAISEVFKRSHTQFRSLFRRRAFTHWYTGEGMDEQEFTEAEANLSDLCIEYDQYASADLEEEEYELEGEEHVEEGENYEE, from the exons ATGGGTAGAGAAATTATCAACGTATCTG TCGGCCAAG CCGGTAACCAAATCGGTACTGCTTTCTGGGAGAACATCCTCCAG GAACACGGTCTTGACA GGAGTGGTAAAGCCACTACCGACGATCCCCATATCCTTGACAAAG TCGATGTCTACTTTACCGAGGCATCCAACAAAAAATACGTCCCTCGATCCATCCAAGTCGACCTCGAGCCCGGTGTCGTCGATCTCGTCCGTTCCGGCCCCCTCGCCAACCTCTTCAGGCCCGATACCTTTGTTCACGGAGAGTCTGGAGCAGGTAACAACTGGGCCAAGGGTTATTACACCGAGGGAGCCGAGCTTGTTGACCCTGTGCTCGATGTTTTGAGGCAACAGGCGGAGAACTCTGACTCTCTCCAAGGTTTCCAGCTCTTACACT CCCTTGGTGGTGGTACCGGTTCCGGTCTTGGTGCTCTCCTTCTCGGCAAGATCAGGGAAGAATATCCTGACCGAATGCTCGCTaccttctcaatcttcccatcccccAAGGTCTCTGAGACGGTCGTCGAACCTTACAACGCTGTCCTGTCAACACACAACTTGGTTGAAAACAGTGACATTACCTGCTGTATCGAC AACGAAGCACTGTACAACATCTGCGTCTCTGATTTGAAGATCCAGTCTCCAGAGTACAAGGATTTGAACTCACTGATTGCCAAGGTCATGACTGGCTTCACTA CTACTTTGCGTTT CCCTGGTGTCCTTAACTCCGATCTTCGAAAGCTGGCGGTCAACATGG TTCCTTTCCCACGTCTGCACTTCTTCACTGCCGGTTACGCCCCTCTTGTTGCCAACGCTTCCAAGTCTTACACC GCTTCCAATGTGCACGAGCTCACCGCTGCCATCTTCCAAAAACGAAGCTTGCTTGCGGCCATCGACCCTTTGTTCGGTAAATACCTGACGGTCTCTGTTGCTTACCGCGGTAAGCTCAGTATGAGGGACA TCGAAAACGCTGTCTGGGACTTCCACAACAAG AACTCTGAGCACTTTGTTCCCTGG ATCCCCAACAGCTCCCTCACCACGCTTTGTACCGTTCCTCCCCTTGGTCAAACAGCTGCCGCTACTCTTGTCGCCAATACTACCGCCATCAGCG AGGTCTTCAAGCGATCCCACACTCAGTTCAGGAGTCTCTTTAGGAGAAGAGCCTTCACCCACTGGTACACTGGTGAGGGAAT GGACGAGCAAGAATTTACCGAGGCCGAAGCGAACCTTTCAGACTTGTGTATCGAGTACGACCAAT ATGCCTCCGCCGatcttgaagaggaggaataCGAGCTCGAGGGTGAGGAGCAcgtggaggagggcgagaacTACGAGGAATGA
- a CDS encoding expressed protein: MTTIDSKIAIVGAGVFGLSTSLHLKKNGYKDVTVYDYQPYDVNAYDPSKGCDGASADVNKVYRCSYGDETEYQDLAFSGRAIWLEWNKQISETPADQLPPGLTPDDQPFVPCGFLRISNEEKLSEYDQMCLDELEKAGLRHHQHVIKDTGDMDRLVEKEAADPSTNYATKAASLKNLEGGRLTGFFDTSAGFTVADKACAWARYLAEKDGVKFLLGPETGKFDELLVRSEGEDQKVVGLKTVDGLEHEADVVIVACGGWTPSVVPEVEGLLETTAGSVCTIQLPTDRHDLWEKFSPERFPVWAYGLTGHSSPEYGGFYGFPRTKDGKIKVGYRGRKWTNYQKHPKTGKELSMPKTKYTADKAENLPKKAIENVKKAVGEIFPELKSIGITDTRMCWYTDSIDNSFVIDYVPGYSDSLFVASGGSGHGFKFLPVLGKHVVNALEKKPDQFTPLWHWRSAAPGEHANGLEEGKGSGRDLASLEIADKVDWKWEDGLGEIAEKIEKL, translated from the exons ATGACAACTATCGACAGCAAAATTGCGATCGTCGGCGCAG GCGTCTTCGGTCTTTCTacctctctccatctcaagaagaatggTTACAAGGACGTTACTGTCTACGATTATCAGCCATACGATGTCAACGCCTACGATCCCAGTAAAGGATGTGATGGCGCAAGTGCTGATGTTAACAAGGTTTACCGGTGCTCATA CGGTGACGAAACCGAATATCAAGATCTCGCCTTTTCTGGACGAGCCATCTGGCTCGAATGGAACAAACAGATCTCAGAGACTCCTGCCGACCAACTTCCCCCCGGGTTGACTCCTGATGACCAGCCTTTCGTACCCTGTGGTTTCCTTAGGATAtcaaatgaagaaaagcttTCAGAGTATGATCAGATGTGTTTGGATGAGCTTGAGAAGGCGGGGCTTCGACACCATCAACATGTCATC AAAGATACGGGTGATATGGACCGCTtggttgagaaggaggccgCAGATCCTTCCACAAATTATGCCACCAAAGCAGCCTCGCTCAAGAACCTCGAAGGTGGTCGGCTTACTGGGTTTTTCGACACTTCTGCTGGATTCACAGTCGCTGACAAGGCTTGTGCTTGGGCTCGATATCTCGCCGAGAAGGACGGTGTCAAATTTTTACTCGGGCCGGAGACAGGCAAATTTGACGAGCTTTTGGTAAGAAGTGAAGGGGAGGATCAAAAGGTTGTGGGGTTGAAAACGGTTGATGGACTAGAGCATGAAGCGGATGTGGTCATCGTTGCTT GTGGTGGGTGGACTCCCAGTGTTGTGCCCGAAGTTGAAGGATTACTCGAAACCACCGCCGGATCTGTGTGCACTATCCAGCTTCCAACGGACCGCCATGATCTCTGGGAGAAG TTCTCTCCTGAAAGGTTCCCAGTTTGGGCATATGGTTTGACCGGTCACTCTAGTCCGGAATACGGAGGCTTCTACGGTTTCCCTCGTACtaaggatgggaagatcaaggtTGGTT ACCGAGGGCGCAAATGGACCAACTATCAAAAGCATCCCAAAACAGGAAA GGAGCTCTCGATGCCAAAGACAAAGTACACCGCCGACAAAGCTGAGAACCTTCCCAAAAAGGCTATCGAGAACGTTAAGAAAGCTGTGGGCGAGATATTCCCGGAACTCAAGTCGATCGGTATCACCGATACTCGTATGTGCTGGTACACGGACAGTATCGATAACTCTTTCGTGATCGACTATGTTCCAGGTTATTCGGACAGTTTGTTTGTGGCTTCTGGTGGTTCGGGACATGGATTCAAGTTCCTCCCTGTTTTAGGCAAA CATGTTGTAAATGCTCTCGAAAAGAAACCGGACCAATTCACTCCTCTTTGGCACTGGCGATCTGCCGCTCCCGGCGAACATGCCAACggtttggaggaagggaagggttCGGGAAGGGACCTGGCGAGTCTGGAGATTGCTGATAAGGTCGATTGGAAGTGGGAAGATGGCCTTGGTGAGATTGctgagaagattgagaagcTGTAG